Proteins found in one Corynebacterium zhongnanshanii genomic segment:
- a CDS encoding SMI1/KNR4 family protein has product MNFSDIELMYPGKPCGIFRIRAIEKKIGRKLPKDYRKFIMQTGGGELSGKNAVLPGIQLAHGEELESEVELILGNGHPDDYDQDLTEAGIFLAEEWEIPSEVLLIGNFDSGMHECIVINYDLEEFPVHSILYLNNDFPGEFTLIAESFTEFLEMLEPSAEYNGKASKYRGQEGLYLARHGSLGEMLRKAIAASPYEDMEMILRRAAEGIASKDCLQMYCQEESCRFQDLLFFLSQPFGGHYSLESWLAPRGGSENGAINEADLLHGIFLSEHGWSGLVSFRKANDVWWERRTSSGVLVETPDGYRFKDDYIEWLVETFR; this is encoded by the coding sequence GGCGATAGAGAAGAAGATTGGGCGTAAGCTTCCCAAGGACTACCGCAAGTTCATTATGCAAACCGGAGGAGGTGAGCTTAGCGGGAAGAACGCAGTTCTCCCAGGTATCCAGCTTGCTCATGGCGAAGAGTTAGAGTCTGAGGTGGAGTTGATTCTCGGCAATGGTCATCCAGATGATTATGATCAGGATTTGACTGAAGCTGGCATTTTCCTGGCTGAAGAGTGGGAGATACCTTCTGAGGTGTTACTGATCGGAAATTTTGATTCTGGCATGCACGAGTGCATTGTGATTAATTATGATCTCGAAGAGTTTCCCGTGCACTCCATTTTATATTTAAACAATGACTTCCCTGGAGAATTTACGCTTATCGCGGAGTCGTTTACTGAGTTTTTGGAGATGCTGGAGCCATCCGCTGAGTACAATGGTAAGGCTTCAAAGTATAGAGGTCAAGAAGGGTTATATTTGGCACGGCATGGCTCTTTAGGGGAAATGTTGCGCAAGGCAATTGCGGCAAGCCCTTATGAGGATATGGAGATGATCCTTCGGCGCGCTGCGGAGGGAATTGCTAGTAAGGATTGTTTACAAATGTATTGTCAGGAGGAATCATGTCGTTTTCAGGATCTTCTTTTCTTTCTTTCGCAGCCGTTCGGCGGTCACTATAGCTTGGAGTCTTGGCTTGCCCCTCGTGGCGGAAGTGAAAATGGCGCAATAAATGAAGCTGATCTTTTGCATGGGATTTTTTTGAGCGAGCACGGTTGGTCCGGATTAGTCTCCTTTCGGAAGGCTAATGATGTATGGTGGGAACGCCGGACTAGCTCGGGCGTTCTTGTTGAGACTCCGGATGGATACAGGTTTAAAGATGACTACATCGAGTGGCTAGTGGAGACCTTCCGCTAA
- a CDS encoding ABC transporter substrate-binding protein yields MALSPRAALLSCGLTATLLLTACGESEPVSSHESSRSVTAAKAEGTTQFPLTVDNCGQRFTFTKVPERVVSLDQGMTEIMLSLGLQEHMVGTASWTDPVLPELEEANNTVERLSDNAPTYEAVMDKDPDLVVSSFGRHYKKEGGVATRDRFGETDTPALLSYADCEGPLMINGGGTRTTPLTADKIYKDIEVIAEIFDVSKRGQELIDNLKHRVALAQEKINSHGETVGFWFADTKTPYFSGGYGFGNILSQESGLTNIFASEKDDWIAATWEDVVDKNPDILVLGDLERNRFPGDKLADKKEFLATDPVTKTMDAVKNEHFITLHGAELNPSIRFADALEKIAAYLEAHDK; encoded by the coding sequence ATGGCCCTCTCCCCTCGCGCCGCACTGCTCTCCTGCGGCCTCACTGCTACCTTGCTCCTCACAGCCTGTGGCGAATCTGAACCCGTCAGCTCCCACGAATCCTCCCGCTCCGTGACTGCCGCGAAGGCAGAGGGCACAACTCAATTCCCGCTCACCGTAGACAACTGCGGACAACGGTTCACATTCACGAAGGTTCCCGAGCGCGTGGTCTCCCTGGACCAAGGCATGACCGAAATCATGCTCTCCTTAGGGCTCCAGGAGCACATGGTCGGCACCGCATCGTGGACAGATCCTGTCCTGCCCGAACTGGAAGAAGCTAACAACACCGTTGAGCGCCTGTCCGACAACGCCCCCACCTACGAAGCCGTCATGGACAAGGACCCTGATCTGGTGGTCAGCTCCTTCGGCCGCCACTACAAGAAGGAAGGCGGAGTGGCCACCCGGGACCGCTTCGGAGAAACCGACACCCCAGCGCTGCTGTCCTACGCGGACTGCGAAGGCCCCCTCATGATTAACGGCGGCGGCACCCGCACCACCCCCTTGACCGCAGACAAGATCTACAAGGATATCGAAGTCATTGCGGAAATCTTCGATGTCAGCAAACGCGGCCAGGAGCTCATCGACAACCTGAAGCATCGCGTGGCTCTGGCCCAAGAAAAGATCAACTCCCACGGTGAAACCGTGGGCTTCTGGTTCGCGGACACCAAAACCCCCTACTTTTCCGGTGGCTACGGGTTCGGCAACATCCTGTCTCAGGAGTCCGGCCTGACCAACATCTTCGCAAGCGAAAAGGATGACTGGATCGCCGCAACGTGGGAAGACGTTGTGGACAAAAACCCGGACATCCTGGTCCTTGGGGACCTGGAGCGCAACCGCTTTCCCGGCGACAAGCTAGCCGATAAGAAGGAGTTCCTGGCCACCGACCCCGTCACCAAAACCATGGATGCGGTCAAGAATGAACACTTCATCACACTCCACGGAGCCGAGCTGAACCCCTCCATCCGCTTTGCCGACGCCCTGGAAAAGATCGCCGCCTACCTGGAAGCCCATGACA